CTCGCTTACTCATTGAAGTTCACTACTCTTACTAAACACAGTGACTTGCATTCAATCCGAGAAGAAGATCACATTGAAACACCTAGCAAAAGAGTGAAATACACAGCTAGGGAACTACTGATGAGAAATATAGCTTCTATGATTACAAATATAAGTCATCGGAACCAAGGGATCGGAGTAGAGTTCGTTTGGGGAAGCTGCGGTGTCATACAGTGATGAACCTGCTGCTGCTGCGGCTGCTGCCACTCAGGCAGAGAGACACTAGTACTACTACTGACGCtgctgttttctttttcttccacaTCCATGTCTGCTTCTTCCATCATAGTATCGTCACCATCTAACTCGACAATCTCTGGCTTGGTGCGTTCCTGGAAGGTTCCTTTGGATTCCAAAAACTGGAAATGAGAAGGGTTCCAGGGAACAACAGCTTGTTCCTTGTTAGCTTTGTAATCTTCTTCATCAGCTACTGCTACATCATGAAGAAATCTATCTGcacaatataatataaaagaaaGACACCTATTAGAAACTAAATCGAAAGGAAACATGATAGCAGCAATTAAACACAGCTTCTCAAAGACTAAttaatgattctaataaatgTCCTCGTTATTGAACACCAATTCAATCTTAAACCTCTCATACCTAACAAGCAAATAAAGAAAGTTAAAAAAGAGTTTAGAGAAGGCTTTACTCTTCAACCCTGAGATcaagcttctatcaacaaagAGGTGAGGCTGGTGGTGGTGTTGAGGAGGAGGCTTGAAGAGCACAATCGCTCTCTCTTCGTTCTGTGGAGAAGACTGGATATGATCGTGTTCCTCCATAACAACCACCTCTTCCTCCATAATCGGTGGTAAATCCAAATCCTGATGCATCGCAAAAAcgcaattaatcaaataaacatACTTAGGGTTTCAAACATAAACAAAAGCAAATAAGAAGAGACTTACGAGTCGGCGAATCTTTGAGGCGGGAGAAGAGAGGGAAAAATCGGAGAAGTCGTCGTTCACTCGGTCAATCTCCTTCCTCTTCATCCTCGTCGGCACACAGTCGTATCCCGCcatgtttttcttttgacaaGAGGCGAACGAAGCTTCCAGCAAGATCGGAGATTGAAGAGGTGCTCGCGaagcttttaaaattttagcaGAGAGCTCTAAGTAGAGGAGAAGGAGCACTTTCTCAGATATTCTAGAGGGATCCAGAAACCGTagattattttcctttttattggATCCAAACGTTGAACCTAATCCAGTACGAATTAAAATTGGGTTGATTTGTTTCCGGACCACTTGTGATGTGTAATTAGGCTTTGCGTATTTGATTCCATACATATctcatataaatttatttttaaattaattatttgtaaatatattatctaGTTTTGAACACTAAAAATTTTTAAGTAGggagttttattaaaatgcaTCTCTTTCTAATACTAAAACTAGAATGATATTATCAtctgttccaaaaaaaaaaaaaactagaatgaTATCTTTTGCAGAAAAGTTTGTTaggaaagttttttttattttgtattttaacaactgaaaattatttattatttaaattaccacagttattttcaaaataataatagttttttccaataaaaaagaaactaaatgatatttttacatTATTATTGGAGCAATTCATTGTCCCGTATAACTTTGTCTAAGCTTAAACCGAATAACCTGCTAGTAGTTCAAGTTTAAGTCCAAAAAAAGCTAATTCTTGAAATTGTATTGAGTTAGATAACATTCATGTTAGCCGATAATTTGTgggaaattttgttatttccaATTTTGACTCCAGAAATCTTTCATCGGTTAATTTTGTAGTGTGATTGTATATTTGGTGATTAATGATTATTCTAGATgactaaaacaataaaataaatatttactacACAGTACCCGTCGGTCGAAAAGGAAATAATAAGACTGCCGTCAAATTTCGAGGTGTAATTACAATACTAATCAAGATAATGTTATACCGAATGCACATTTTACCACTAAAAATAAGATTTGTGATATCTTGGATATTTTCATTGTCTTACCTATTCACCAATGTGCATTTTGATCgaatagattaggatttagtcatgtttaggttgcattttgcatacatgaatccttatcaggtattggagtaccacatagagttcttggagacatttggatgcatttggagctcaaaagaggtgaaaaaggtgatcattggacgagcagtgcatgggagcgacctcacgggagcgacaccgtgaagtcgctgtgacaccctttcagagcgacttgaccggagcgacacagcgaggtcgctcgcgtctccatcacccggagcgacttgaccggagcgacgcagtgaggtcgctcgcgtctccatcactcggagcgacgtgaccggagcgacacagcgaggtcgctcgagAAGAGCGACccagagcgacgtctcgcagcgacccctccaggtcgctcccgaagcctggagcgacctctcggagcgactactggaggtcgcCTGATTGCTCGAATTCATTtctactcaagggccttttggtcattttattatgcacgtttttacttctgaaaacctatgttttaagtactctTGGCAGCCACCAGACAGATTATCTTTGGTTCTaagaaaaacctttggaaagttcatctcttgaatcatctttgttcatctagttattgcaATTATGTGTTTTCCAATTCGTTGTTGTATCCCTCTGTATGATTAATCTAAAATCCAAAAtaggtttaagaggaatcatgaagagtagtgagtaatcactatttgaattcatgggttaggaaaattaagggtgattaggttagagctaggatgttttagagtagatcattccaaaaccttgctagtagagtaatcataatgcatcttctgagttagtttctcaaaagttgatctttaggcatttctcacccaaaaggtgttcgatgaaatgcctgaaacaactcttctaagcttttagcatattttaccgacatttgttgttagaaatgctaagatagccttagacctgttagtaatgattgcttccatattattcaaccgaagacatttgttgtttaaaatgtgttagtaaatgaacattcatctagacatagagtttgtttataatcgtgtctaagcttaaggttgatagtttgattgttcgtttgccatccttagatcgaaacttgatcacccaaggtctaatttctatgcccatgagttctcttttcccttagtcaagaaagtatcattctgtaattgctttctagtattagtagtagtttaaaactcatctaaatcattggttgcacttagattaagtgagtacttgcattctcattgcttcgaattccctcagaactggttcgacaatcatttatactacaacatttgtcttaggagccttgaaaactcctaacatcaagtcatttgcttgagactaagtcattttaattttctttagttactgattcttcttcttcacctccctttaatttacaggtgtatgaacttgaggagcaggggtccatcaaacctagttccaagaactgcagacatcagagctttagagagagagtgtactagaaagagaagagaagaagagcaacagtctcacttgcagagattggatactgatatgggagacatacatcaaaatgatgccaacaacgttccacaaaaccaatagcgagcagctcgacccattggcacttatgacctccccaacattcatggtcatagattgggaatccgagcaccagctgtagcagccaacaactttgagatcaaatcaggactcctcaacgtgatcgagaacagcaagtatcatggcttagctctagaggacccatttgatcacttggacaggttcgacagctactgtgggttgtcaaaaaccaatggtgtgtctgaggatgccttaaagctgaagttattccctttctctctgAGGGATAAGGCacgacagtgggagaagtctctaccaagTGACtcaatcaccacttgggatgactgcaagaaagatttcttggagaagttcttctctacttaaagaactgctaagctgagaaatgagatctccagttttcAACAGAAAggcttggaaggcttcagtgaagcctgggagagattcaagggctaccaaactcaatgcccacaccatggcttctctaaggagagcttgctgagcacattctaccgtggtgctcttcctaagtacagggccagactggatacaactagcaatgggttcttcttggggagaactgaggaagatgcagaagagctggttgacaatatggtaaagagtgatgctgtctacagtggagaccacgacagaggcagtcgaacagatgacaAGCAGACGAGGTGGAAGTTAAAGGCTCTCCAGGATAAAATTGACATTCTCATTGCTGATAAggccacccaagagcagctgcactttgttggtaacccaaacaAAGAAGCCACACCTGTTGTCCAGGAagttgatggtttggaagggcaagaagagctatgcttcatcaacaacaatggtagctggtacaagaaaaagccaaactttcagtacaacaactaccaacagcgatcttaccccaacaaccaacagagtggttatcagcctcggaacaatcaacaaggcagctatcagcctcaacaaaaccctcctcccggtttcaacaacaaaggacAACAACCTGCCCAACAACAACCTACTacttctacctctactcctccagtcagcagcactgatgccctactgaaacaaatcttggagtctcagacaagaggtgagaagcatgttggctatgagttgaaaaaccttcacgcaaagattgatggaagctacaatgagctcaacaacaagtttagaaccttggagaaccagtttgctgccatgaacactcaacaaaattGCCAACAAAGTTCTTTACttggaaaatctgagcaaaaccccaaagagaccatgaaagctatcaccctcaggagtggtaaggagttacctcagaaagctctcaccaaggatgctgagaaacaaggtgagggggttgccatcaacatagatgatgaagtggtgattgttgatgagaaaatcaatgatgaaaccttggagaagattgtggaagcgaaaggtaaaggaaaggttggggaagagaagaaaacagtgaaagatggtgaagttgttgctccagcaagtgaaaattcttttgttcctcctccttatgaacccaaactaccattccctggtagattcaagagatagctgctagagaagtacaaagctctatttgagaagcaaatgagtcaagttcaagtcacaatgcccatcattgatgctttcatgctaaTTCCTCAATATAGTAAGTTCCTGAAAGATATTATagttgcaaagaagaaggagatgaagggcatggtgattctcactcatgagtgcagtgccatcatccaaaggcttgttgttccaaagaagttagaagatccaggatgcttcacattaccttgtgctcttggacctatggtatttgatagatgtctctgcgatttgggagctagtgtcagcttgatgcctttatctgttgctaagaagcttggtttcactcagtacaagaagtgtaaactgtctctggtattggctgatcgttcagtgaagtacccggtgggtatcttggaggacctccctgttatggttggaaaatatgagatccctacagattttgtggtgcttgagatgggtgaggaagctgcagatcatttaatccttggaaggcctttcttagctacagcaggagcaattgttaatgtgaaagagggcaagattgatctccacttgggtaaagggcatgttcttcactttaacatcaaggaggtaatgaagaaaccaacagttcaagggcaagttttctacattgaagagatggatgcCCTTGCTGATGAGCTCCTTGAAGAATTGTCAACAgaagaccctctacagcatgTTTTGACGATAGAGAGGCCAGCTGAAGTGATTCAGAACCTGGAGAGtgctgcctatgggatgatgttggattcacacagaggatttggtagtaaggatcagtatgaggaGCTGCCTCAAATTGACCATCAGGAAGCCTCGGTCATTCAACAAGAAGACACCCAGCAAAACGACTGGAGCGAGCTTAAGGCGCCTAAGGTGGAGCTTAAACATCTCCccaatggtgtaaggtatgcatttctTGGTCCTAATGGAACTTATccagtcattgtgagtagtgaacttattgaaactgagctatctgaacttttgaaaacacttaaaagatttagaaaagcaataggttactcacttgatgacatcaAGAGAATATCCACTACAGGAAATGTGGTTAGTAATAGCGGACGAAAAGCGCTATCATTTTGGTTTAATAGCGTTTCCTTGGACGCTCTGACATCACCCGTTATAAAAAGTCCAACCCTTTTAATAGCGATTTTCCTCTGTGCTATTACTAAGTGTATAACAATAGCGCTTTTGTGTTCGCAATTGTTAGTATTTATAATAACgtttaataaatgttattagaaccaaataatttgatttttcctaGTAGCAAAGATAGCAaatgttttttatattaatcccaaaattaattaataataattattgaattgatttttaaataattaattcgaaaatatgaaataaaaacaatataaattattaaaattccaaaaatcaatataattattcaaatcCCATATCACAACATTATCACATTCATACAAACCATCACACAAGCATACAACATATCATCAATCTACCACTAATAAACCTTCACAATCATCCCTAACATATACACTATCATCATCCATATCATCACCcatatcatcaacttcttggacaGGTCAAGGAGCACCACCAAAATCCTCTTCTGTTTCCAACTCATGATAACCTCTAGGTGGTGCTCTCATAACAACATACCAATTTGAAGCATCATCATCCCTAGAGTAGAAAACCTGTTTCGCTTGAGAAGGTAGAATGAATGGATCTTTCAAATAGGCTGCTTGGTTCATATGAAGGTTAACAAGAGTGAAGCCATCTTCTTCCTTCACACCATTCGCTGTGTTTGCCCAGTTGCATCTAAAGAGTGGCACTTTGAACATGTGATAGTCGATGACCAAAATCTCCTTTATCACTCCATAGTATGTAATCATATCCGCGACCTGTCTCATATCTCTTGCACTTGATCTACACATGCTAAAGGCTTCATAAGTTACTCCACTGTTTTGTGTCTTCAGCTTGACCGCATCAGTATGAAACCGTTGGCCATTGATGATGAATCCTTTATGTGCTAAAGCAACATTTCTTGGTCCAAATGCCAACCACCTTATCTCCTTAGAATGACTATCTTTTGAGTCTAAATGAATCTGCCGCAGGAAATCAGAGGATTATCATCAAGCCGAGGTACTtaaattataatcaaaacatGATAATATGTACCACAAAACCAATCATCAATCTACAAGCTAACCAGTcatcaaaatacttaaaatCCAGACAGTTTCATCAAGCTATAAGCTACTCAGACATCAATTCGCTAAAATATGGACATGTTCTTCAAGATACAAACCAGGCATCATGATACAAGCTAACTAGTCATCACCAAACAAGCTAACCAGTCATCACCAAACAAGCTAACCAGTATTTACAATAATAATCAAGAAAAGAATTTGGAGTTTGTAACCTTATTTTTAAGCCATTCTGTAAAGTGTTCAGTATGGTTTTTCCATAACAAAGTTTCATTTTTAGCCAATCGAGCATCCTTAGCTTGCAACTCTTCCAAATGCATcctgattttaaattaaacaacagtatatgaaaatgaaattatgAGTAAAACAAGTAGAAGAAACATAGAGAATTACTTACTCAAGAAAGGGATCCAAAGATGCCATGTTCATTAGCACATATCGATGTGCAATGTCTCTATCTTTATCTGACAGGGTAACCTCTATACCCTTCTGCAGAGGTCGGCCTTCAACCACCATTCTATCAGCCTCAACATCTTCATTACGATTAACTGCTTCTTGAACTGGTACTGATTCTTTAAGGAACTCTAAACAAAATGCAACACATTCTCCAGCTAAATACGCCTCAGCCATACATGCTTCTGGCCTTGCATAATTCTTAACAAAAGCCTTTAGTGTTTTCATGTACCTATAACTCAGGAAATATGAATATTAGTCAAACATCATTGTGGGAAGTGGATATATTGAAGAGAGATGTTGATCAAACCTTTCGAAGGGATACATCCATCGGAAGTGAACTGGTCCTCCCAACCGTGCCTCTCTTGATATATGTAGTGGAAGGTGAAACATGATATCAAAAAGGGCTGGAGGGAAGAAGCGCTCCAGCTGACACATTGTCTCCACAAACTCTCTCTCCATGGATATAAGTTTCTCTGGGTCAATGACACAACCTGTTGAAGTAACTGCATAATCTATTTATGGCTATCCTAGGACCCCTATGTAACAACCCTCTTAATGCAGCTGGTAACAAGTTATGTACTAAGACATGATGATCATGCGACTTTAAACTACCAATATTTGGAGGGTTAACTGAAACACTATTCGCAATATTACCACAATAACCATCAGGGCCTCTAAACTTAGCTAACCTTTGGCAGAAAATGGTCTTCTCTCTCTTCGATAACCAGTAGGCAGCAGGAGGTAAGTATGTTTTCTTTCCCCTCACCTCTGTGTGCAAGTGCTTTCTGATTCCAATATCTTCTAAGTCTTTTCTTGCTTTCAACCCATCTTTTGACTTCGCACTTTGCATCAACAGAGACAATATAGCATCGGACACATTCTTTTCTACGTGCATAACATCAATATTGTGACGAACAGGCAACTCCTAACACATTAAACAAGAAACTGTTAGACAtattgatctcttcttccaGTAATCAGATAATATAGGTCAGTTACTATAGTTTACCTTCCAGTAAGGTAGATCAAAGAAtattgatctcttcttccaCCGCCATAGTTCATTTGATTCTTCACACTCTTCTTCTTGTAACCTCtcatcatcttccaactctagtcttttcctttttttttccttctctagAGGTCTACCAAAATCATTCGTAAAAGCTTGTAGTGTCTCATATATCTCAGCGCCTGTTTGTATCCTATTAGCATTCCCTTCCTCCACAGTGTTGTCAAACCAAGCTTTTTTATATCTGTAACGATGGCCAGGCGGTAGTCTCCTTCTGTTACTCATGTAGACAAACTTGCGGCTAAACTTAAGCCACCTTGCAGGTGTATCCTTTCCACATACATTGCAGGCTTGTTTCCCCTTTACTTTACATCCAGACAGTGTTCCTAAGGCTGGATAGTCACTGATACTCCAAAGCAGCAAGGCTCTGAGATTAAAGTTCTCCTTCGCAAATGAGTCATACACTTCAATACCCTCAGCCCACAAATCCTTTAGATCGTCTATCAGTGGTGCTAGGTAAACATCAATGTTGTTACCAGGAGCAGTAGGACCAGGGATCAACAAAGTCAGCATTATATTCTCAGCCTTCATACACATGGTTGGAGGCGTGTTATAGTTCACTAACAACACTGGCCATGTGCTGTGATTGGTGCTTTGCATGGAGAAAGGGTTCATCCCATCTGTAGAAATCCCAAGTCGAAGATTCCGTGGATCAGCAGCAAAGTCTGGCCATTTAGCATTCACTTGTGCCCAAGAGATAGAATCAACAGGGGCCGCATTGTACCATCTTCAGTGGCATTGGTATAGTGCCAACGCAGATCTTCAGCCATCCTTTGTGATCTAAACATCCTCCTAAACCTGTCCTTGATTGGAAAATATCTAAGGACCTTTGCCGGAATCCCCACCTTTAACTCATTACTGTGCTTATCCATTTCCCATCTTGAAACTTTGCATCTTGGACAGCTTTCTAGGTTCTCATACTCCTTCCTATACAATATGCAATCATTCTTGCAAGCATGAATACTG
The window above is part of the Brassica napus cultivar Da-Ae chromosome C3, Da-Ae, whole genome shotgun sequence genome. Proteins encoded here:
- the LOC106359340 gene encoding uncharacterized protein LOC106359340, with the translated sequence MDKSWIWLPRNSHEYSEGATNFVNSSAKRLGSLSEMLCPCRDCRNLSHQSLDKIVEHLVIRGMDKKYKSSRWSIHGEKRDSAEDSVLQYETEAFDLFKTTFSMDEGGPNPTTDNEDDEAPEEIEFKKKLRDAQTPLYSDCLKHTKVSAIMGLYRFKVKSGVSENYFDQLLVLLEDLLPEDNVLPKSLAAIKKFLKIFGFGYDSIHACKNDCILYRKEYENLESCPRCKVSRWEMDKHSNELKVGIPAKVLRYFPIKDRWYNAAPVDSISWAQVNAKWPDFAADPRNLRLGISTDGMNPFSMQSTNHSTWPVLLVNYNTPPTMCMKAENIMLTLLIPGPTAPGNNIDVYLAPLIDDLKDLWAEGIEVYDSFAKENFNLRALLLWSISDYPALGTLSGCKVKGKQACNVCGKDTPARWLKFSRKFVYMSNRRRLPPGHRYRYKKAWFDNTVEEGNANRIQTGAEIYETLQAFTNDFGRPLEKEKKRKRLELEDDERLQEEECEESNELWRWKKRSIFFDLPYWKELPVRHNIDVMHVEKNVSDAILSLLMQSAKSKDGLKARKDLEDIGIRKHLHTEVRGKKTYLPPAAYWLSKREKTIFCQRYMKTLKAFVKNYARPEACMAEAYLAGECVAFCLEFLKESVPVQEAVNRNEDVEADRMVVEGRPLQKGIEVTLSDKDRDIAHRYVLMNMASLDPFLE
- the LOC125583702 gene encoding uncharacterized protein LOC125583702; this translates as MHLEELQAKDARLAKNETLLWKNHTEHFTEWLKNKIHLDSKDSHSKEIRWLAFGPRNVALAHKGFIINGQRFHTDAVKLKTQNSGVTYEAFSMCRSSARDMRQVADMITYYGVIKEILVIDYHMFKVPLFRCNWANTANGVKEEDGFTLVNLHMNQAAYLKDPFILPSQAKQVFYSRDDDASNWYVVMRAPPRGYHELETEEDFGGAP
- the LOC106389425 gene encoding uncharacterized protein LOC106389425 — encoded protein: MAGYDCVPTRMKRKEIDRVNDDFSDFSLSSPASKIRRLDLDLPPIMEEEVVVMEEHDHIQSSPQNEERAIVLFKPPPQHHHQPHLFVDRSLISGLKNRFLHDVAVADEEDYKANKEQAVVPWNPSHFQFLESKGTFQERTKPEIVELDGDDTMMEEADMDVEEKENSSVSSSTSVSLPEWQQPQQQQVHHCMTPQLPQTNSTPIPWFR